Proteins encoded by one window of Dyella humicola:
- the secF gene encoding protein translocase subunit SecF — protein MEIFNHNSNINFLGMRKFSIGIAILLMIASIGLIVGKGLNYGLDFTGGVALVVDYQQPVTTAEVQAALDKGGIEHSLVASLGGTREVSVRFQPTAAMMDEAGKVNLDKVASVATAALTAARPDATVKSRDYVGSQVGEELRGDGIIAALVVMLGIGVYLGIRFEWRFAVAAILTEFHDALITVGIFALVQREFDLTVLASVLAVIGYSINDKVVVFDRVRELFRSSRKAEPEEILNRSINSTLSRTIITSLFTGITMAALYFIGGPVVHNFAITMLIGILVGTLSSIFVASPILLWLGVSKQDLMPRTKENPELARRP, from the coding sequence ATGGAAATCTTCAACCACAACAGCAATATCAACTTCCTCGGCATGCGGAAGTTCAGCATCGGCATCGCCATCCTGCTGATGATCGCCTCCATCGGACTCATCGTGGGGAAGGGGCTCAACTACGGCCTCGACTTCACCGGTGGTGTCGCGCTGGTAGTCGATTACCAGCAGCCGGTCACCACGGCCGAGGTGCAGGCGGCGCTCGACAAGGGCGGTATCGAGCATTCGCTGGTCGCCAGTCTTGGCGGTACGCGTGAAGTCTCGGTGCGCTTCCAGCCGACCGCCGCAATGATGGATGAAGCCGGCAAGGTCAACCTGGACAAGGTGGCCAGCGTGGCTACCGCTGCGCTTACGGCAGCTCGTCCGGATGCCACGGTGAAGAGCCGTGACTACGTAGGTTCGCAAGTAGGTGAGGAACTGCGTGGCGACGGCATCATCGCCGCTCTCGTAGTCATGCTCGGTATCGGTGTTTACCTGGGCATTCGCTTCGAGTGGCGCTTCGCCGTGGCCGCCATCCTCACCGAGTTCCACGACGCCTTGATCACTGTAGGTATCTTCGCCCTGGTGCAGCGCGAATTCGACCTGACCGTGCTTGCCTCGGTGCTGGCGGTGATCGGTTACTCGATCAACGACAAGGTGGTGGTGTTCGACCGCGTGCGCGAACTGTTCCGTTCCTCGCGCAAGGCCGAGCCGGAAGAGATCCTCAACCGCTCGATCAACAGCACGCTGTCGCGAACCATCATCACCTCACTGTTCACCGGTATCACCATGGCCGCGCTGTATTTCATCGGTGGTCCGGTGGTGCACAACTTCGCCATCACCATGCTGATCGGCATCCTGGTCGGCACGCTGTCCTCGATCTTCGTCGCCAGCCCGATCCTGCTATGGCTCGGCGTCTCCAAACAGGACCTGATGCCCAGGACCAAGGAAAACCCGGAACTCGCGCGTCGCCCATAA
- the tgt gene encoding tRNA guanosine(34) transglycosylase Tgt codes for MTSMTFELQATDGAARRGRLTFERGTVETPAFMPVGTYGSVKAMTPRDIREVGAEIILGNTFHLFLRPGLEVVEQFGGLHKFIGWDKPILTDSGGFQVFSLAHKRKITEEGVAFASPVDGSKVFLSPEESMRIQKVLDSDIAMIFDECTPYPATEKVAATSMDLSLRWAERSRRAFDDQNNPNALFGIVQGSVYENLRRRSAEGLVHIGFDGYAVGGLAVGEPEAERNHTLDFTVPLLPQDKPRYLMGVGRPEDIVEAVRRGIDMFDCVMPTRNARNGFLFVAEGTLRIRNAKYAQDTRVIEEGCDCYACSNGFSRAYLRHLDRCNEILGSQLATMHNLRHYQRLMAGLRDAIAEGRLDDFVAEFYARRQGGVAA; via the coding sequence ATGACTTCCATGACTTTCGAACTTCAGGCCACCGACGGTGCGGCTCGTCGCGGCCGTCTTACGTTTGAGCGCGGCACGGTGGAGACACCGGCGTTCATGCCGGTGGGCACGTATGGCTCGGTGAAGGCGATGACGCCGCGGGACATCCGTGAAGTCGGCGCCGAGATCATCCTGGGCAACACCTTTCACCTGTTTCTGCGGCCGGGTCTGGAGGTCGTGGAGCAGTTTGGTGGCCTGCACAAGTTTATCGGCTGGGACAAGCCGATCCTCACCGACTCGGGCGGCTTCCAGGTGTTCTCGCTGGCGCACAAGCGCAAGATCACCGAGGAGGGCGTGGCGTTTGCTTCGCCGGTCGACGGTTCCAAGGTGTTCCTGTCGCCGGAGGAGTCGATGCGGATCCAGAAGGTGCTGGATTCGGATATCGCGATGATCTTCGACGAGTGCACGCCCTATCCGGCCACGGAGAAGGTGGCAGCCACGTCGATGGACCTGAGCCTGCGCTGGGCCGAGCGTTCGCGACGGGCATTCGACGACCAGAACAATCCGAATGCCTTGTTCGGCATCGTGCAGGGCAGCGTGTATGAGAACCTGCGCCGCCGTTCCGCCGAGGGCCTGGTCCATATCGGCTTTGACGGCTACGCGGTGGGCGGCCTCGCCGTGGGCGAGCCGGAGGCGGAGCGCAATCACACACTCGACTTCACCGTGCCCCTGCTGCCGCAGGACAAGCCGCGCTACCTGATGGGCGTGGGGCGGCCGGAGGATATCGTGGAAGCGGTGCGTCGCGGCATCGACATGTTCGACTGCGTGATGCCGACCCGCAATGCCCGCAACGGTTTCCTGTTCGTCGCCGAGGGCACCTTGCGCATCCGCAACGCCAAGTACGCCCAGGACACTCGGGTGATCGAGGAGGGCTGCGACTGCTACGCCTGCAGCAACGGTTTCAGCCGAGCCTACCTGCGGCATCTCGACCGCTGCAACGAGATCCTCGGCAGCCAGCTGGCCACCATGCACAACCTGCGGCATTACCAGCGGTTGATGGCCGGGTTGCGCGACGCGATTGCCGAGGGCCGGTTGGATGACTTTGTTGCGGAGTTCTATGCCCGCCGCCAGGGGGGCGTCGCCGCCTAG
- the secD gene encoding protein translocase subunit SecD encodes MSDFPRWKYALVAIVLVLGIVYALPNAFLPVPAVQITANRNGTVDQALEQKVSDALKQQNIATTSIEVKGDHLLASFINGDVQRTAADVIKSALGDDFTVAFNLKSTVPGWLTAIGAKPMPLGLDLQGGVHFLMQVDQNDVIDKQETRHADDIRSLLREKNIRYESVTRNAVRGQGVSIVLKSAEDRTAATNAIAAEYPDLTVQDGPVTGDRFVLNAVVRPDKLRELSLNTIRQNLGTLRNRINVLGVSEPIIQQQGESRIVVELAGVQDTAEAKKLIGATATLEYRAGFGTPQQAIDAVRSGIIPPDARLYKNHEGQPYLLSKNVIVTGDQLADASSTFDQQSGSPAVSVTLNAAGAKKMLDFTTSNVGKPMGVVYVERVVDTKIVDGKEVRTPKITEEVINYATIQGVFGKNFQTTGLRSPKEASELALLLKGGSLAAPVDIVEERVIGASLGQDNIQKGFKAVMIGLALVLLAAAIYYKLFGLVADIALFFNLVILVAVMSAIGVTLTMPGVAGIVLTLGMAIDANVLICERIREELRNGSTPHASIRAGYEKAWSTILDANVTHLIAALALTTMGSGPIKGFGVTLLIGILTSMFTSVTVTHAITALIHGHRKLKTLSV; translated from the coding sequence ATGAGTGATTTTCCACGCTGGAAATATGCGCTGGTCGCCATCGTATTGGTGCTCGGTATTGTTTATGCGCTGCCGAACGCCTTCCTGCCGGTGCCTGCCGTGCAGATCACGGCGAACCGCAACGGCACGGTCGACCAGGCGCTCGAGCAGAAGGTCAGTGATGCCCTGAAGCAGCAGAACATCGCCACCACGAGTATCGAGGTCAAGGGCGACCATCTGCTGGCGAGCTTCATCAACGGCGACGTGCAGCGGACCGCCGCGGACGTCATCAAGTCGGCCCTGGGCGACGACTTCACCGTCGCGTTCAACCTCAAGTCCACCGTACCGGGCTGGCTTACCGCGATCGGTGCCAAGCCGATGCCGCTGGGCCTGGACCTGCAGGGCGGCGTGCACTTCCTGATGCAGGTCGATCAGAACGACGTGATCGACAAGCAGGAAACCCGCCACGCCGATGACATCCGCAGCCTGCTGCGCGAAAAGAACATCCGTTACGAATCGGTGACCCGCAATGCCGTGCGCGGCCAGGGCGTGTCCATCGTGCTGAAGTCCGCCGAGGACCGCACGGCCGCCACGAACGCCATCGCGGCCGAATACCCCGACCTGACCGTGCAGGACGGCCCGGTGACCGGCGACCGCTTCGTGCTCAACGCCGTGGTGCGTCCTGACAAGTTGCGCGAGCTGTCGCTCAATACCATCCGCCAGAACCTGGGTACGTTGCGCAACCGTATCAATGTGCTGGGCGTGTCCGAACCGATCATCCAGCAGCAGGGCGAGAGCCGCATCGTCGTTGAGCTGGCCGGCGTGCAGGACACGGCCGAGGCCAAGAAGCTGATCGGTGCTACCGCCACGCTGGAATATCGGGCTGGTTTTGGTACACCGCAACAGGCCATCGACGCCGTGCGTAGCGGCATCATTCCGCCGGACGCGCGTCTTTACAAGAATCACGAGGGCCAGCCTTACCTGCTGAGCAAGAACGTCATCGTCACCGGCGACCAGCTGGCGGACGCTTCGTCGACGTTCGACCAGCAGAGCGGCAGCCCGGCGGTGTCGGTGACGCTGAACGCGGCGGGCGCCAAGAAGATGCTGGACTTCACCACCAGCAACGTCGGCAAGCCGATGGGCGTGGTCTATGTGGAGCGTGTGGTCGACACCAAGATCGTGGACGGCAAGGAAGTTCGCACGCCGAAGATCACCGAAGAGGTGATCAACTACGCCACCATCCAGGGCGTGTTCGGCAAGAACTTCCAGACCACCGGCCTGCGCAGCCCGAAGGAAGCATCCGAACTGGCCCTGCTGTTGAAGGGTGGCTCGCTGGCCGCGCCGGTCGACATCGTCGAAGAGCGCGTGATCGGCGCCAGCCTCGGCCAGGACAACATCCAGAAGGGCTTCAAGGCCGTGATGATCGGTCTGGCCCTGGTGCTGCTCGCTGCGGCGATTTACTACAAGCTGTTCGGCCTGGTGGCGGATATCGCGCTGTTCTTTAACCTGGTGATCCTGGTGGCGGTGATGTCGGCCATCGGCGTCACGCTGACCATGCCGGGCGTCGCCGGTATTGTGCTCACCCTGGGTATGGCCATCGACGCGAACGTGCTGATCTGCGAGCGCATACGCGAGGAGTTACGCAACGGCTCCACGCCGCATGCGTCAATCCGCGCTGGCTATGAGAAGGCGTGGTCCACCATTCTCGACGCCAACGTCACCCATCTTATCGCCGCGCTTGCACTGACCACGATGGGTTCCGGCCCGATCAAGGGCTTCGGCGTGACCTTGCTGATCGGTATCCTGACCTCGATGTTCACCTCGGTCACCGTGACGCACGCGATCACTGCGCTCATCCACGGCCACCGCAAGCTCAAGACGCTGTCGGTCTGA
- the yajC gene encoding preprotein translocase subunit YajC produces the protein MNLPMSFVIAQAAPAAGAGPAANPLMTFLPLILLFVVFYFLMIRPQMKRQKEHRNMVSALSKGDEVVTNGGIAGRVEEVGESFITVEIAPNVKIKLQKGAVQQVLPKGTLKLS, from the coding sequence ATGAATCTTCCGATGTCCTTCGTGATCGCTCAGGCTGCTCCGGCTGCCGGTGCCGGTCCGGCCGCGAATCCGCTGATGACGTTCCTGCCGCTGATTCTGTTGTTCGTGGTCTTCTATTTCCTGATGATCCGTCCGCAGATGAAGCGCCAGAAGGAACACCGCAACATGGTGTCGGCCCTGTCCAAGGGTGACGAAGTGGTCACCAATGGAGGCATTGCCGGCCGCGTGGAAGAGGTGGGTGAGAGCTTCATCACGGTCGAAATCGCACCGAATGTGAAGATCAAGCTGCAGAAGGGCGCTGTGCAGCAAGTGCTGCCCAAGGGCACGCTGAAGTTGTCCTGA